A window of uncultured Methanoregula sp. genomic DNA:
GGGGCGCTCGGCCTTGGCGGCCAGTTGGTATTCGACAAACAACTCGCCGGGAAGGTGGAGGATCCGGGCGCGGCCGAGGGCAAGGCACGCGACATCGAGACGATGGCCTTCCTGGCAGCGGCGCAGCCAGGCGAGTTTCAGCGGGTTATCCGCTTTGAGGATGGTGGCGTCCTTGGCCTGGAGTCGGGCTTGCATCGGTTCAAGGCTCTTGGCGGGCGGCAGGGCGACCGCTGCGACCGTCCAGGCCACCGCCTCGGGGGTGATCGGCTCCCGCCGGGTGCTTTCCCAAGCGCGTTTCATGCCGTCGGCCAGGCGTTCGGCGAGCCGGAGGCGGTTTTCGGGGGAGCCATCGTTGTATTTGCCGGCGCCGAGATTGCCGCCCGCGCCATTGAAGTGAACGTGCAGGGCCGCCGGCACGGCGAGCTGGCGAAAAAACCGGGCGACTCCCGGGAAATCGGGGTTGGCCACCCCGGTGCGGTAATAACTCTGGGGGTGGACGGCGTAGTAGCTGAGGACGGCGACGGGCTGTTCGCCGTTCCAGAAACTGACCAGCGAGAGCATGGGATCGATGGTGCCCTCGGGCTCCGCGCGCAGGTCCGGATCCTTGCAGGTCGTGTAGCGGGTGGCGCGCACGCGTCCGTCCGCGCCCAGGATGCGCCGGTTCGAGGCGACCTCGATCACCCGGGCCTCGCCCAAGCCAAGATGGGTGATGGGTTGCGCGCGGCCCAGCGATTGCCGCACGGCGGTTTCGAGCCGGTGGATGACCTCGCGGGCGAAGGCGCTTTCGTAATTCAAGGGCGGGAGCCCGGCCTCAAGCAGGATCCGCTCGGCCGCGAAGTCGCATTCGGGGGCGTCGTGCTGGTGGAGGGTGTGGACGGCGGTCCGCTCGGGAACGGTGCCCGCGGCGGCGGCGAGCGCGCGGCGGAAGGCGTCGTGGCCCTCGTTGGCGATGCCGATCCAATCGATGGCGCACAACACGATCGGTTGTCCGGCGCCCAACACGACCACGCCCCGGGCCCGCAAGCCCAAGTCCCACACGTTGGTGACGGGATCGTAGGCCATGCGGCTGCCCACCGGCGGGGTGGCGTCGACGTCGAACGTCGCCAACCGCAGGCCGGTTGGCTTAAGGTCCGGGGCCGGGGCCACTTCCGCGGCGGACGCGGTAAGGGCCAGGAACAAGCCGGCGCAGAGGCATCCCAGCCAGGTTGGGGTCCGGTCCATCATATCGCCCCCAGTTTGTCCTTGTTCTCGTAGACCTTGAGGATGGCATCGGCCACCTCATCCATGTCTTCCTTGGTTCCGAGCAGGGGACCCGAAGCCCAGAGCATGGCCATTTCCTCGCAAACCTGGTCGCATTGGGGGCAAGGCAACTCGTCGCGGTAGCGCCGCAAACGCTCCGGAGAATACATTTTCCGGTAGACCTTCGAGTTTAAGACTTGGTCGACCCAGGGTTCCTTGTGCAGACCGCGATCGATATACGGGCTCAAGCCAACCCCCTCGGCCTGGAGGGCTTTGAGGAAGCGGGCGCGGTCGGCGTTGTTGAAGTGTTCCTTGTGGTAACTCATGGCGTAGAGGTAAAAGGAACCGCTGGCCGTGCCGGGATACAACTTCTGCGGGGTCACTCCGGGAAAGCCCTTGAGACGGGAACTCAGGTGGGCGGCGTTGGCGTTGCGGCGGGCGAAGCGGGCTTTGACGCCGCTCAGCTGGCCCAGCAGCACGGCGGCCTCGAATTCGTTCATCCGGTATTTGGGACCGATCCGGTCGGTGCGGCCGCGGCGGTTGGTGCCGTGGTTGTGGACGGTATAGCACTTGTCCATCAGTTCCTCATTGTCGCCGATGATCGCGCCGCCCTCGCCGCAAGCGATGGTTTTGCTGGTTTGAAAGCTAAAGCAGCCCAGATCGCCGATGAGACCCAACTTCTTGCCTTGGTATTCCCCGAGATGGGCTTGGCAGGCGTCTTCGATCACTTTCAACTGATGGTCCTTGGCGAGCTTCATGATCGCCTCCAGGTGGCAAGGCTGGCCCATGATGTGAACCGGCATGATGGCCTTGGTGTTCTCGGTGATCTTCCGCGCCACATCGGCGGGGTCGAGTTGGTACGACTCGCGATCCAGATCCGCAAACACCGGCAGCGCCCGGCTGGACAAAATGCCGGAAATCGTGCCCGGGTCGGTGTAGGGGGAAGTGATCACTTCGTCGCCCGGCCCGATGTCCAGCGCCTCGACGCAAGTGTGCAACGCCTGGGTTCCCGCGCCGGTGGCCACGCAATACTTGCTCCCGAGCAAGTCGCAGTACTCCTTCTCGAAGGTCGCGACCGTGCCGGTGGCGGACTGGATGCGGCACCAGACGCCGCTCTTGGTGGTCTTCAGGATCGCGTCGACGACCTTTTCGTCGATGTGCGGCCACGTGGGCCAAGTCTTGTTCTTCCGGACGGGTTCGCCGCCCAGGATCGCCAGTTTGCCGGCTTTTCCGGTGATGTCCGCGTAGGCGGGAATGGCTTTGGAGGCGACCGCGACCAGGGAACTCGCGGACACCGCCGCCAGGAAACGGCGCCGGGTAAGATCATTCGTGTTCATGTCCGAACCTTTCGATGGATGCTGTGGATTTCGACGGCCATGGACCCTATCATCGGCGAAACGAGCGGAACCGGCAATGGAAAAGAAACGGGGGAAAAGACACACGATCGTAACCGAGACGTAACAGAACGTAACTTTCCACGGCCATTCAGTGCTGCTACAAAGGGGGTGGAGTCAGAGAATGGTGGGCGATCGAGCGGCCGGCAAAGAGCCGGCAGGGAGCACGCCGAACGCGGCGTGGAGCAGGGTTCCCAACCCGCCGTCATAGTCAGACTCCTGCTCTCGACGAGTGGAAGGCGTGTTTTGCCGGGCGCGGGGCCAGTTCGGATTGAGCTTGGGCGGCGCGAAGCGGAATCCGGGGGAAAATGGTGGCTTGTGGTGGCGCGGTTCCCAGGTATCCTGTCGCATGGTGGAATATTGGGCGGAGGGATCCACCGCCCGGCAACAACCGCGATAGTGGGATCCCAGGGAAGCATCGACATGTGAATACGAAGCATTTTGAGGACAGTCTGCGGCGGGACCTCGACCGGCTGCGCGAGCGCATTCTTTGGATGGGGAGCCTCACCGAGAACGCCGTGCGTCAATCCATTCGCGCCTTGGTGGAAAAGAACCGGGAACTCGCCTATGCCGTGATCTTGCGCGACCAGTATATCGACGAATGCGAGAAGGAGATCGACCGCCTGTGCCTCGAGTTCCTGGTCCGTCAGCAGCCCGTGGCGAACCCGCTGCGCTTTGCCTATAGCGCCATCAAGATCAATTTGGAGCTCGAAAGGGTGGGGGACTACGCCGAGAGTATCGCTCGCCAAGCGCTCAAATTGAGCCGCGTGGCCGTGCCCTTGCCCCTGGATCGATTCGAGGAGATGGCGGCCTTGAGCATTCCCATGGTGCGGGACGCCGTGCATGCTTTCGTGGATCAGGACGTGGAATTGGCGCAGAAAACGATCGAAACGGAACGTACGGTGGACGTGCTCAAGAGCCGCGTCAACCAGGATTTGATCCGGATGTTCCGCGAGAACGCGTTTCCGCTGGAGGCGCTTAACCCGCTGATCATGGTGGCGCGACGGTTGGAGCGGGTGTCGGATCAAGCGCGGAACATGTGCATGGAGACGATCTACACCCGCACGGGCGATTACGCCAAGCACCTGGGAACGGATGTATTCCGGTTGCTCTTCGTGGATGAGCACAACGCCTGCCGCAGCCAGATGGCCGAGGCCATTGCCAACGCGCTGCAACAGAGCCGCTTTGTCTTTAACAGCGCGGGGTTGGACCCCCGGCCATTGGACGCCCAAACGATCGCCTTCATGAAAGGCAAGGGCTTCGATATCTCGCGCATGACCCCCAAGCTGCTGACCCAAGTGCCCAATCTGGATCATTACAAGGTCGTCATCGCGCTGGCCAAGGGTGTCGAACGGGCCTTTCCCACGCGCCCCCAGAAAGTGGTGGTGGTGGACTGGAATATCGAGGATCCCTCGGAGACCCCAGGCGGCGTGGCCGAGGTGCAAGCGGCTTACGAAAGCACCTTCCAGTTCATCCAGGAACACATCACCGATTTAGTCCGTGCCATCGCGGAAACCTCAACTATTGAAATCGAAAAACCTAACCCAAAGATATGATACGAACCTCCATTAGGATCCTCGGTCTCGGTATGCTGGCCGGAGCTCTGCTCGCCGGCTGTGGCAAGAAATCGGAAGGGGGCGCGGATGCGGCGCCCGGTGCGGGTGGCGCGGCGGCGCCCAAAACGGTGATCCAGAACATCGGATCGGATACGATGGTGAACCTAGCCCAGGCCTGGGCGGAGGAATACGCCAAAGTCGAGCCGGGAGTTTCGGTCGAGGTGTCCGGCGGGGGGTCGGGCATCGGCATCGCCGCGCTGCTCAATAAAACGGCGGACCTCGCCAATGCCAGCCGCAAGCTCGAGCCCGAGGAGCTCGAGAAGGCCAAGAAAGAGGGGGAAGATCCCAAGGAATACATGGTGGGTTACGACGCCCTATCGATCTTTGTGAACAAGAGCAATCCAATTAACGAAATCAGCATGGAAGAATTGGGCGAGATCTACCGGGAAGGCGGCAAGATCGCCAAATGGTCCGAATTGGGCGTGACGATTCCGGGCGTCCGCGACGACAAGATCGTGCGGGTGAGCCGGCAGAACAACTCGGGCACGTACCACTATTTCCGCGAGGCGGTGTTGGGCAAAAAGAGCGATTACCGAGCGGGGTCAATGGATATGAACGGGTCAAAGGACGTGGTGGAACTGATCTCCAAAACGCCGACCGCGATTGGGTATTGCGGGATGGGCTATGCGACGCCCGAGGTCAAAGTGGTGAAGGTCAGCAAGAAGAAAGGCGAACCCAGCGTGGCCCCCTCGATCGCCACCACCCTGGACAAGACTTACCCCATCGCGCGCCCCATGTTCATGTACACCCCGGGCGAACCGCCGCCCCACGTGAAAAAATACCTGGATTGGATCCATTCGGACGCCGGGCAGAAGATCGTGGAAACGACCGGCTACGTGCCGTTACCCAAGAAGTAACGCGAGCCTGCCGCGTGAGTCGGGGGGCCGTGGCCGCTCAACGCGGCCCGCCCGAAGCCCGCGATCACCACAAACCGATATTGTTCGAGCCATGCCCGAACCCATACCCATAGTTGCCGAGACCCGGCCCCGCCCCGTCCCGCCATCCGCGACGCTATGGCGCCAGCGTTGGCAGCGCGTGAGCGAACCGGTCATCGAAGGGACGATCCGCCTGTGCGGCATCAGCGCGATCCTCTTTGTCTTCGGCATCTTCTTTTTTGTGTTTCGCGAGGGCGCCGGTTTTTTGTTCAAAGGGCTGAACCTATCCCAGTTTCTGTTTAGC
This region includes:
- a CDS encoding DegT/DnrJ/EryC1/StrS family aminotransferase, producing MNTNDLTRRRFLAAVSASSLVAVASKAIPAYADITGKAGKLAILGGEPVRKNKTWPTWPHIDEKVVDAILKTTKSGVWCRIQSATGTVATFEKEYCDLLGSKYCVATGAGTQALHTCVEALDIGPGDEVITSPYTDPGTISGILSSRALPVFADLDRESYQLDPADVARKITENTKAIMPVHIMGQPCHLEAIMKLAKDHQLKVIEDACQAHLGEYQGKKLGLIGDLGCFSFQTSKTIACGEGGAIIGDNEELMDKCYTVHNHGTNRRGRTDRIGPKYRMNEFEAAVLLGQLSGVKARFARRNANAAHLSSRLKGFPGVTPQKLYPGTASGSFYLYAMSYHKEHFNNADRARFLKALQAEGVGLSPYIDRGLHKEPWVDQVLNSKVYRKMYSPERLRRYRDELPCPQCDQVCEEMAMLWASGPLLGTKEDMDEVADAILKVYENKDKLGAI
- the phoU gene encoding phosphate signaling complex protein PhoU — translated: MNTKHFEDSLRRDLDRLRERILWMGSLTENAVRQSIRALVEKNRELAYAVILRDQYIDECEKEIDRLCLEFLVRQQPVANPLRFAYSAIKINLELERVGDYAESIARQALKLSRVAVPLPLDRFEEMAALSIPMVRDAVHAFVDQDVELAQKTIETERTVDVLKSRVNQDLIRMFRENAFPLEALNPLIMVARRLERVSDQARNMCMETIYTRTGDYAKHLGTDVFRLLFVDEHNACRSQMAEAIANALQQSRFVFNSAGLDPRPLDAQTIAFMKGKGFDISRMTPKLLTQVPNLDHYKVVIALAKGVERAFPTRPQKVVVVDWNIEDPSETPGGVAEVQAAYESTFQFIQEHITDLVRAIAETSTIEIEKPNPKI
- a CDS encoding phosphate ABC transporter substrate-binding protein translates to MLAGALLAGCGKKSEGGADAAPGAGGAAAPKTVIQNIGSDTMVNLAQAWAEEYAKVEPGVSVEVSGGGSGIGIAALLNKTADLANASRKLEPEELEKAKKEGEDPKEYMVGYDALSIFVNKSNPINEISMEELGEIYREGGKIAKWSELGVTIPGVRDDKIVRVSRQNNSGTYHYFREAVLGKKSDYRAGSMDMNGSKDVVELISKTPTAIGYCGMGYATPEVKVVKVSKKKGEPSVAPSIATTLDKTYPIARPMFMYTPGEPPPHVKKYLDWIHSDAGQKIVETTGYVPLPKK